A genomic segment from Microbulbifer elongatus encodes:
- a CDS encoding TonB-dependent hemoglobin/transferrin/lactoferrin family receptor, whose protein sequence is MGQYRNLKLHPLAAALLTLGTSGVHGQATDTQADDQPVIQFGEVVVAADRNPAARESDESIAVVGRAQLDEQQPESIAQALKYEPNIEVTGGPRYSNQAPNIRGLQGVRVLQTIDGARQNFNSGHRGTYQLDPELLKQVEVKKGPASSLWGSGAIGGVVALSTRSAVDLLKNGDSLGGYLKQELGSNGDSTETTAAIYGLAGDFDYLVNGAVSEHDNVEIGGGEELENSASENTALLARGGFKISDNQRVDLSFRHNNREEGVPSNPNSNVGTSSPLVERDITDQNVTANYWIQALEGKHTSKLTVYRNDTRFDEFRPAQGEAGQNDDTEVTTTGIALTNATEGLGAQWVYGLDWYQDDVTTVRDGDSRPENLNADTDVLGLYAQAAFTFGDVFTLTPGVRYDRFEAESQQLADSVRSDTALSPSIVAAVKATDWLNLSASYAKAFRAPGVEEMYTQGTHYAYGDFSFMGLGYLANTFIPNPDLASEEAANTELRADFTFNHLASEHDQFNASAAIFRNKVDNFIEQVVTNPHPIFGFPMNTTYVNVDEAELEGFELNASYRLHDLEVGASYGQTEGKDLTDDSYLSSIPADKFVLDLGYYFLQRDLKAGLRTSMVSAQNQLPAEVTNEYNSYTLADAYVTWEPAAGSLNGIKLGLAMDNLTDEEYRVAFQELYMPGRNIKLSASYRF, encoded by the coding sequence ATGGGCCAGTACAGAAACCTGAAACTTCATCCACTCGCAGCCGCGCTACTCACGCTGGGCACCAGTGGTGTCCACGGGCAGGCGACGGATACGCAGGCAGACGATCAGCCGGTAATCCAGTTTGGCGAGGTGGTGGTTGCCGCCGACCGTAATCCGGCCGCCAGAGAAAGCGACGAGAGCATCGCGGTGGTCGGGCGCGCACAACTGGACGAGCAGCAGCCGGAGTCCATTGCCCAGGCACTGAAATACGAGCCCAATATCGAAGTCACCGGCGGCCCCCGCTACTCCAACCAGGCACCGAATATTCGCGGTCTGCAGGGCGTGCGCGTACTGCAGACCATTGATGGCGCCCGCCAGAATTTCAACTCCGGCCACCGCGGCACCTACCAGCTGGACCCGGAGCTGCTTAAACAGGTAGAAGTAAAAAAGGGCCCCGCCTCCAGTCTGTGGGGCTCCGGTGCCATCGGCGGGGTGGTGGCCCTGTCCACCAGGAGTGCCGTGGATCTGCTGAAAAACGGCGACAGCCTCGGCGGCTACCTGAAACAGGAGCTGGGTAGCAATGGTGACAGCACCGAAACCACCGCCGCCATTTACGGCCTGGCCGGCGATTTCGATTACCTGGTGAATGGCGCCGTTTCCGAGCATGACAATGTGGAAATCGGCGGTGGCGAGGAACTGGAAAACAGTGCCAGCGAAAACACCGCCCTGCTCGCCCGCGGCGGCTTTAAAATCAGCGACAACCAGCGCGTCGACCTGTCTTTCCGCCACAACAACCGCGAAGAAGGCGTACCGTCCAACCCCAACAGCAACGTCGGCACCAGCTCTCCGCTGGTAGAGCGCGACATTACCGATCAGAACGTCACGGCCAACTACTGGATTCAGGCACTGGAAGGCAAGCACACTTCCAAGCTGACGGTTTACCGCAACGACACCCGGTTCGATGAGTTCCGGCCCGCCCAGGGGGAAGCCGGTCAAAACGACGACACCGAAGTCACCACAACCGGTATCGCACTAACCAATGCAACAGAAGGCCTCGGCGCCCAGTGGGTCTACGGCCTCGACTGGTATCAGGACGACGTCACCACCGTGCGCGACGGCGACAGCCGCCCCGAAAACCTGAACGCCGATACCGACGTCCTCGGCCTCTACGCCCAGGCCGCATTTACCTTCGGCGATGTATTCACCCTGACCCCAGGCGTGCGCTACGACCGCTTCGAAGCCGAAAGCCAGCAGCTGGCAGACTCCGTGCGCAGCGACACCGCGCTCTCCCCGTCAATCGTCGCCGCCGTAAAAGCCACCGACTGGCTGAACCTGAGCGCCAGCTACGCCAAAGCGTTTCGCGCACCGGGAGTAGAAGAGATGTACACCCAGGGCACCCATTACGCCTACGGTGACTTCAGCTTTATGGGCCTGGGCTATCTCGCCAACACATTTATCCCCAATCCGGACCTGGCGTCTGAAGAAGCCGCCAACACCGAATTGCGAGCGGATTTCACGTTCAATCACCTGGCCAGTGAACACGATCAGTTCAATGCCAGCGCGGCGATTTTCCGCAATAAAGTGGATAACTTTATCGAACAGGTGGTAACCAATCCGCACCCCATCTTCGGCTTTCCCATGAACACCACCTACGTGAATGTGGATGAAGCGGAACTGGAAGGTTTTGAGCTGAACGCAAGCTATCGTTTACACGACCTGGAAGTGGGGGCGAGCTATGGTCAGACTGAGGGTAAGGATCTTACCGATGACAGCTATCTGAGCAGTATCCCCGCGGACAAGTTTGTACTGGACCTTGGTTACTACTTCCTGCAACGCGACCTCAAGGCGGGCCTGCGCACCTCGATGGTCTCTGCCCAGAATCAGCTGCCAGCAGAGGTGACCAATGAGTACAACAGCTACACCCTGGCAGATGCCTACGTCACCTGGGAACCCGCCGCTGGCAGCCTGAACGGTATCAAGCTCGGACTGGCTATGGACAACCTGACGGACGAAGAGTACCGCGTGGCGTTCCAGGAACTGTATATGCCCGGCCGCAACATTAAACTGTCTGCCAGCTATCGTTTCTGA
- the mmsB gene encoding 3-hydroxyisobutyrate dehydrogenase: MNPIKHIAFIGLGNMGGPMAANLVKQGFTVTAFDLSAPMLESAVENGCAKADSAHAAIAGADAVVSMLPSGEAVRTLYLGVHGLLQAMDANTLLIDCSTIAANDARQVIAAAGERGIDALDAPVSGGTAAAAAGTLSFMCGGEAAAVARARPVLDAMGANIFHAGPAGSGQVAKICNNMLLAIQMIGTAEALQLGVDNGMDPAVLSEIMGASSGGNWSLEKYNPYPGVMDGVPASRGYQGGFSVALMLKDLGLAMDTAAGSASSTPLGALAKNLYQLHGGDPINRALDFSSIQNLFRRPVGD; the protein is encoded by the coding sequence ATGAACCCGATCAAACACATCGCCTTTATCGGCCTCGGCAATATGGGCGGGCCCATGGCGGCGAACCTAGTAAAACAAGGTTTTACCGTAACCGCCTTTGACCTGTCAGCCCCGATGCTGGAAAGCGCGGTAGAAAACGGTTGTGCGAAAGCCGACAGTGCGCACGCCGCCATTGCGGGTGCCGATGCGGTGGTATCCATGCTGCCGAGCGGCGAGGCGGTGCGCACTTTATATCTGGGTGTACACGGCCTATTGCAGGCGATGGACGCCAACACCCTGCTGATCGACTGCTCCACCATTGCCGCCAATGATGCCCGGCAGGTGATCGCCGCCGCTGGCGAACGCGGTATCGACGCGCTGGATGCGCCGGTATCCGGCGGTACCGCAGCGGCTGCGGCAGGCACACTTTCTTTTATGTGCGGTGGTGAGGCCGCGGCCGTGGCACGGGCGCGGCCGGTTCTGGACGCCATGGGTGCGAATATCTTTCACGCCGGACCAGCGGGCAGTGGGCAGGTGGCGAAAATCTGTAACAACATGCTGCTCGCGATTCAAATGATCGGCACGGCCGAAGCCCTGCAGCTGGGGGTGGACAATGGCATGGATCCCGCGGTGCTGTCGGAAATCATGGGCGCCAGTTCCGGTGGCAACTGGTCGCTGGAAAAGTACAACCCCTATCCCGGGGTGATGGACGGTGTTCCCGCTTCCCGCGGTTATCAGGGCGGCTTTTCTGTGGCGTTGATGCTGAAGGATCTCGGCCTGGCCATGGATACCGCCGCGGGCAGTGCTTCCTCGACACCACTGGGGGCTCTGGCGAAAAATCTTTACCAGCTTCACGGCGGTGACCCGATCAATCGCGCACTGGATTTTTCCTCTATTCAGAATCTGTTCCGCCGTCCGGTGGGCGACTGA
- the fnr gene encoding fumarate/nitrate reduction transcriptional regulator Fnr: protein MKETSSAVSCGNCSVRRLCLPMGLSDEDIARLEQVTRKKKIIKAGETLFRAGDPFTNLYAIRSGSFKSAVIGAGGDVQVTHFALPGELLGLDAYSGSIHPGYAEALEESSVCVLPFTQLEGLAQQVPALQKQIYSIFSEELKQENEALLLLGKRSAESRLAALLINISSRYSRRGYSASEFVLSMSRMDIANYLGLTAETVSRLISRFQKQQLIRVQGRSVSISDLIALSEIAGTHCSYEG from the coding sequence ATGAAAGAGACTTCTTCAGCCGTCAGTTGTGGCAACTGCTCCGTCCGCCGCTTGTGCCTGCCAATGGGCCTGAGTGACGAGGATATTGCGCGCCTGGAGCAGGTCACGCGCAAGAAGAAAATCATCAAAGCCGGGGAGACCCTGTTTCGCGCGGGCGATCCGTTTACCAATCTGTACGCGATCCGCTCCGGCAGCTTCAAGTCCGCGGTCATCGGCGCTGGAGGTGATGTACAGGTGACGCATTTTGCACTGCCGGGCGAATTGCTGGGGCTTGATGCCTACAGCGGCAGTATTCATCCGGGGTATGCTGAGGCGCTGGAGGAAAGTAGTGTTTGTGTGCTGCCGTTCACTCAGCTCGAAGGCCTGGCGCAGCAGGTGCCGGCTCTGCAGAAGCAGATCTACAGTATCTTTTCCGAGGAGCTGAAGCAGGAAAATGAAGCCCTGCTGCTGTTGGGCAAGCGCTCTGCGGAGAGTCGTCTGGCAGCGTTACTGATCAATATTTCCAGCCGCTATTCCCGCCGTGGTTACTCTGCCAGCGAGTTTGTACTTTCCATGTCGCGCATGGATATTGCCAATTACCTCGGGCTCACCGCGGAAACGGTCAGCCGCCTGATCAGCCGCTTTCAAAAGCAGCAACTGATCCGTGTGCAGGGGCGCTCGGTCTCGATCAGCGATCTGATCGCGCTCAGTGAAATAGCCGGGACGCACTGCAGCTACGAGGGCTGA
- the hutX gene encoding heme utilization cystosolic carrier protein HutX translates to MIQDKVQELLASESGFTLEQMAKQLDTSVREIIANLPGEMASLAGSDAVWQLIEELPTWGKVTAIVQNEGSVFEFKGEFPKGSIAHGYYNFMHHKNPFHGHLLVEGLVEVAFVSKPHRGSESHAMVFLAPSGNCVFKVFLGRDAERKLIPQQVERFKQFQQQLAGASAEHSTGEIRK, encoded by the coding sequence GTGATACAAGACAAAGTACAGGAACTACTTGCCAGTGAATCTGGCTTTACCCTGGAACAGATGGCGAAACAGCTCGACACCAGTGTCCGCGAGATTATCGCCAACCTGCCGGGTGAGATGGCCTCACTCGCCGGCAGCGACGCCGTCTGGCAACTGATCGAAGAGCTGCCCACCTGGGGCAAAGTGACCGCCATTGTCCAGAACGAAGGCTCCGTATTCGAATTTAAAGGCGAATTTCCCAAAGGCAGCATTGCCCACGGTTACTACAATTTTATGCACCATAAAAACCCCTTCCACGGCCACCTGCTGGTGGAAGGGCTGGTGGAAGTCGCCTTTGTGAGCAAACCCCACCGCGGGTCCGAAAGCCACGCCATGGTCTTTCTCGCCCCCAGCGGGAACTGTGTCTTCAAAGTATTTTTAGGTCGGGATGCCGAGCGCAAATTGATTCCGCAACAGGTCGAGCGCTTCAAACAATTTCAACAGCAGCTGGCGGGCGCCAGCGCTGAACATTCTACAGGGGAGATTCGGAAATGA
- a CDS encoding HugZ family pyridoxamine 5'-phosphate oxidase produces the protein MTDQNAQQAAPKTNEGADLVAEVRDFIATRKLLNLASLTADGQPHASTAPFLAADGNFYLYISELSEHCANLMAHNKASVIFNADEADTKQAFARLRVTFNVVANTIGRGEDQWQQRIGQLREKFGPVMDHLKDLEDFHLFELQPSAGRYVKGFGQAYALEGLEKQVALHLTDGHREKNDAA, from the coding sequence ATGACCGATCAGAATGCACAACAGGCTGCGCCAAAAACCAACGAAGGCGCCGATCTGGTAGCCGAGGTGCGGGACTTTATTGCTACCCGCAAACTACTGAACCTCGCCAGCCTCACCGCAGACGGGCAACCTCACGCAAGCACCGCCCCTTTCCTGGCTGCCGATGGCAACTTCTACCTGTACATCTCGGAACTGTCCGAGCATTGCGCCAATCTCATGGCCCACAACAAGGCATCGGTAATATTCAATGCCGACGAGGCCGACACAAAACAGGCTTTCGCCCGCCTGCGCGTCACGTTCAACGTGGTTGCGAATACGATCGGCCGCGGCGAGGACCAGTGGCAACAGCGTATCGGGCAGTTGCGTGAAAAGTTTGGTCCGGTCATGGACCACCTCAAGGACCTTGAAGACTTCCACCTGTTTGAGCTGCAGCCCAGCGCCGGGCGCTACGTGAAGGGGTTCGGCCAGGCCTATGCATTGGAGGGGCTGGAAAAGCAGGTGGCCTTGCATCTGACGGACGGCCACAGAGAGAAGAACGACGCAGCCTGA
- a CDS encoding energy transducer TonB has product MTWRMVTMVVLSLALHGWLLWAAPVREVPPPSGVMALKLGQVKLASAAAPEKAAALPEKTVEQPLPETPEPPKPAVKPRKQKPVEKSPVAKQSETKKSKTKKSELVEPPTPPSVEQTDSGMAQPSSAPAMQQSVSEEPVLVERPAFARPPSAPVYPELARQRRQQGTVVVEVLLDYTGTQVVRRLLRSSGVDSLDEAALKAVEGWQFLPYRENGRARLSRVQLPIRFTL; this is encoded by the coding sequence GTGACATGGCGCATGGTCACCATGGTGGTTCTGTCATTGGCACTGCACGGGTGGTTGCTGTGGGCGGCGCCGGTGCGGGAAGTGCCGCCGCCTTCCGGGGTTATGGCGCTGAAGCTTGGGCAGGTAAAACTTGCGTCCGCGGCAGCGCCGGAGAAGGCCGCGGCACTGCCGGAGAAAACCGTCGAGCAACCTCTGCCGGAAACGCCGGAGCCCCCCAAACCAGCGGTGAAGCCGCGTAAACAGAAACCGGTTGAAAAAAGTCCGGTAGCGAAACAGTCAGAAACGAAAAAATCAAAAACGAAAAAATCAGAGTTGGTTGAGCCGCCCACGCCCCCGTCGGTTGAGCAGACCGATTCCGGTATGGCTCAGCCATCCAGTGCGCCGGCAATGCAGCAGAGCGTGAGCGAAGAGCCGGTACTGGTAGAGCGCCCGGCGTTTGCCCGTCCTCCCAGCGCACCGGTCTATCCGGAGCTGGCGCGGCAGCGCCGCCAGCAGGGCACGGTGGTGGTGGAAGTACTGCTGGATTACACCGGCACACAGGTTGTACGCCGACTGCTGCGGTCTTCCGGCGTCGACAGTTTGGATGAGGCGGCACTGAAGGCGGTGGAAGGCTGGCAGTTTCTGCCCTACCGGGAAAACGGCCGCGCGCGATTGTCCCGGGTGCAATTGCCCATTCGATTTACGTTGTAG
- a CDS encoding enoyl-CoA hydratase/isomerase family protein, translating to MTQESPVIVERQGALGKLTLNLPKALNALNLDMIDILAAQLDAWEQDDSVGCVWIDGAGEKALCAGGDVVALHRESGSYDEQGASRFVQDFFTREYRLDYRIHTYAKPIVVWGSGIVMGGGIGVMSGASHRVVTETTRMAMPEITIGLFPDVGGSWFLNRMPGRTGLFLGLTGAQFNGTDALYCGMADRLLPSDAKQALIDRLAALDFTGRDQQDHARVSRAVQSLELDATDHPAPNLREHYDVIQQLTDAPTLPEVYRDIIDYSGEDPWLQRAAKTLKAGCPLTAWVVWEQLRRARHMSLAQVLQMELALAVNMCGNGQVKEGVRALLIDKDRNPQWQPAQTEEVTAEQVEACFFEPWDGENPLADLE from the coding sequence ATGACCCAGGAATCACCCGTAATCGTCGAGCGCCAGGGCGCGCTTGGCAAATTGACGCTGAATCTGCCCAAAGCACTCAATGCCCTGAATCTCGACATGATCGATATTCTGGCCGCCCAGCTCGATGCCTGGGAGCAGGACGACAGTGTTGGCTGTGTCTGGATCGACGGTGCAGGGGAGAAAGCCCTGTGTGCCGGTGGCGATGTGGTGGCGTTGCACCGGGAGTCCGGCAGCTACGATGAGCAGGGTGCGAGCCGGTTTGTGCAGGACTTCTTTACCCGCGAGTACCGGCTCGACTACCGCATTCATACCTACGCCAAACCGATCGTAGTGTGGGGTAGTGGGATTGTGATGGGTGGAGGCATCGGCGTTATGAGTGGTGCCAGCCACCGCGTTGTCACCGAGACCACCCGTATGGCGATGCCAGAAATCACCATTGGTCTGTTCCCGGATGTGGGCGGCAGCTGGTTTCTGAACCGGATGCCGGGCCGCACCGGTCTGTTTCTCGGCCTCACCGGTGCCCAGTTCAACGGTACCGATGCGCTGTATTGCGGTATGGCGGACCGCCTGTTGCCCAGTGATGCAAAACAGGCATTGATCGACAGACTGGCGGCGCTTGATTTTACCGGGAGGGATCAACAGGACCACGCCCGGGTCAGCCGCGCGGTGCAGTCCCTGGAACTGGACGCGACAGATCACCCGGCGCCGAATCTGCGCGAACACTACGATGTCATCCAGCAGCTCACCGACGCGCCGACCCTGCCGGAGGTGTACCGGGATATCATCGACTACAGCGGGGAAGATCCCTGGCTGCAGCGTGCCGCCAAAACCCTGAAGGCAGGCTGCCCGCTTACCGCGTGGGTCGTGTGGGAACAACTGCGCCGGGCACGGCATATGTCGTTGGCGCAGGTGCTGCAGATGGAACTGGCGCTGGCGGTCAATATGTGTGGCAATGGCCAGGTAAAAGAGGGCGTGCGCGCGCTGTTGATCGACAAGGATCGCAACCCACAGTGGCAGCCGGCGCAGACTGAAGAGGTCACGGCGGAGCAAGTCGAGGCCTGTTTTTTCGAGCCGTGGGATGGAGAAAACCCTCTGGCAGACCTCGAGTAA
- the hemN gene encoding oxygen-independent coproporphyrinogen III oxidase, whose translation MADAVAFPAPAPGVPVGLIDRHAPPLTTELLARYSGPCPRYTSYPTADRFRELRASDPGTQPWDALRSVKTLSLYVHIPFCRSLCYFCACNKIITNQYGLASSYLDHVLREAEWYRERVARAPVVQLHLGGGTPTFLNDGDLHRLMVGLGDVFDLPGGDPVEYSIEADPRVLDRETLDTLRALGFNRLSLGIQDFNPGVQRAINRICSPEQVGTLTEDARKRGFRSVSYDLIYGLPGQDVPSLEKTLDTVLDLAPDRIALYHYAHLPERFRAQRLINSDLMPSPSQKIAMQLAASRRLTDAGYLFLGMDHFARPDDALARAAGEGRLARNFQGYTLMPADALVGLGASAISYSRDGYWQNHHSNKAYAAAIHERGEAIFRGWQLSDDDRLRQWLIMELMCHLRVARSDIEARAGQRLESAFAAELARLQPMFADGLLVLNDRDLYVTERGRWFLRNAAAAFDTYLHQADQTTGYSRVL comes from the coding sequence ATGGCCGACGCAGTCGCGTTCCCAGCCCCCGCCCCGGGGGTGCCTGTCGGACTGATCGACAGGCATGCTCCGCCACTGACAACAGAATTGCTCGCACGGTATTCCGGACCCTGCCCGCGCTATACCTCTTACCCGACGGCGGATCGGTTTCGCGAGCTGCGCGCCAGTGACCCCGGCACCCAGCCCTGGGATGCGCTCCGTAGTGTGAAGACGTTATCTCTGTACGTGCATATCCCGTTCTGTCGGTCTCTTTGTTACTTCTGCGCATGCAACAAGATCATTACCAATCAGTACGGTCTTGCATCGAGTTATCTCGACCATGTGCTGCGGGAGGCCGAGTGGTACCGGGAGCGGGTGGCCCGTGCACCGGTTGTACAGTTGCACCTGGGAGGCGGCACGCCGACGTTTCTTAACGATGGCGATTTGCATCGTTTGATGGTGGGACTGGGGGACGTGTTTGATTTACCCGGCGGCGATCCGGTGGAATACAGTATTGAGGCGGATCCGCGCGTACTGGATCGCGAGACCCTGGACACTCTGAGAGCACTCGGCTTCAATCGCCTCAGTCTTGGCATACAGGATTTCAATCCGGGTGTGCAGCGCGCGATAAACCGGATCTGCAGTCCCGAGCAGGTCGGAACTCTCACCGAAGACGCGCGCAAGCGCGGCTTCCGTTCCGTTTCCTACGATCTGATTTACGGTTTGCCCGGGCAGGATGTGCCCAGCCTGGAAAAAACACTGGATACGGTGTTGGATCTGGCACCGGATCGCATTGCGTTGTATCACTACGCGCACCTGCCGGAGCGATTCAGGGCACAGCGCCTGATCAACTCGGATTTGATGCCGTCACCGTCGCAAAAAATCGCCATGCAGCTCGCCGCCAGCCGCCGGCTGACTGACGCCGGTTACCTATTCCTGGGGATGGACCACTTCGCGCGCCCCGATGACGCCCTGGCCAGGGCCGCAGGAGAGGGGCGGCTGGCGCGGAACTTTCAGGGGTATACCCTGATGCCGGCAGATGCCCTGGTGGGGCTCGGCGCGTCTGCCATCAGCTACAGTCGCGATGGCTATTGGCAGAACCACCACAGCAATAAAGCCTATGCCGCGGCTATCCACGAGCGCGGTGAGGCGATTTTTCGCGGCTGGCAGCTCAGTGACGACGACCGCCTGCGCCAGTGGTTGATCATGGAATTGATGTGCCACCTGCGTGTGGCCAGATCGGATATTGAGGCCAGAGCCGGACAGCGCCTGGAGAGCGCGTTTGCCGCGGAGCTGGCACGGTTGCAGCCGATGTTTGCCGACGGCCTGCTGGTACTGAACGATCGTGACCTGTACGTCACCGAGCGTGGCCGCTGGTTTCTGCGCAATGCCGCTGCCGCATTTGATACCTACCTGCACCAGGCTGATCAGACCACCGGTTACTCGCGGGTGCTTTAA
- the ettA gene encoding energy-dependent translational throttle protein EttA, whose translation MAEYVYTMNRVGKVVPPKREILKDISLSFFPGAKIGVLGLNGAGKSTLLRIMAGVDQDYNGEARAMPGINVGYLPQEPQLDPSKNVRGNVEDGMREAIDALAGLEQVYADYAEPDADFDALAKKQQQYEDVIQAWDAHNLEHRLEVAADALRLPPWDADVNNLSGGEKRRVALCRLLLSRPDMLLLDEPTNHLDAESVYWLERFLHDFEGTVVAITHDRYFLDNVAGWILELDRGHGIPWEGNYTTWLEQKEKRLEQEQKGEQARAKAMQKELEWARQNPKGRQSKNKARLSRLEEMQSQEFQARNETNEIYIPPGERLGDNVIELVNVSKSFGDRVLIDNLSFRVPKGAIVGIVGGNGAGKSTLFRMINGTEKPDSGEIKIGETVQIASVDQSRENLDDNKTVWEAVSDGHDMLKINNYEVGSRNYIGRFNFKGSDQQKRVGELSGGERGRLHLAYTLKQGANVLLLDEPSNDLDIETLRALEEALLSFPGCAMVISHDRWFLDRVATHILAYEGDSNVVFFEGNYTEYHEDFVARNGENATPHRMQYKKLKT comes from the coding sequence ATGGCTGAATACGTATACACAATGAACCGCGTGGGCAAGGTTGTTCCGCCCAAGCGTGAGATTCTGAAAGATATTTCTCTGTCCTTCTTCCCTGGCGCCAAAATCGGCGTACTGGGCCTGAACGGCGCCGGTAAATCCACCCTGCTGCGCATTATGGCGGGTGTCGATCAGGACTATAACGGTGAAGCCCGCGCCATGCCCGGCATCAACGTCGGCTACCTGCCCCAGGAACCGCAGCTGGATCCGTCCAAGAACGTACGCGGTAACGTCGAAGACGGCATGCGCGAAGCCATCGACGCGCTGGCCGGCCTGGAACAGGTCTACGCCGACTACGCCGAGCCCGATGCCGACTTCGACGCCCTGGCCAAGAAACAGCAGCAATATGAAGACGTGATCCAGGCCTGGGATGCCCACAACCTGGAACACCGCCTGGAAGTGGCCGCGGACGCCCTGCGCCTGCCGCCCTGGGATGCGGATGTGAACAACCTGTCCGGGGGTGAGAAGCGCCGTGTGGCCCTGTGCCGCCTGCTGCTGTCCCGCCCCGACATGCTGCTGCTGGACGAGCCCACCAACCACCTGGATGCCGAATCCGTCTATTGGCTGGAGCGCTTCCTGCACGACTTCGAAGGCACCGTGGTGGCCATTACCCATGACCGCTACTTCCTCGACAATGTCGCCGGCTGGATTCTGGAACTGGACCGCGGCCACGGTATTCCCTGGGAAGGCAACTACACCACCTGGCTGGAACAGAAAGAGAAACGCCTGGAGCAGGAGCAGAAAGGCGAGCAGGCCCGCGCCAAGGCCATGCAGAAAGAACTGGAATGGGCCCGCCAGAATCCGAAAGGCCGCCAGTCCAAGAACAAGGCCCGTCTGTCGCGCCTGGAAGAAATGCAGTCCCAGGAATTCCAGGCCCGCAACGAGACCAACGAAATCTACATTCCGCCGGGCGAGCGCCTCGGTGACAATGTGATCGAGCTGGTCAACGTGAGTAAATCCTTTGGCGACCGCGTACTGATCGACAACCTGTCGTTCCGTGTGCCCAAGGGCGCCATCGTCGGTATTGTTGGCGGTAACGGTGCCGGTAAATCCACCCTGTTCCGCATGATCAACGGCACCGAAAAGCCGGATTCCGGCGAGATCAAGATCGGTGAAACCGTACAGATTGCCAGCGTCGATCAGAGCCGCGAGAACCTGGACGATAACAAGACCGTGTGGGAAGCCGTGTCCGACGGCCACGACATGCTCAAGATCAACAACTACGAAGTGGGTTCGCGCAACTATATCGGCCGTTTCAACTTCAAGGGTTCCGATCAGCAGAAGCGTGTGGGCGAACTGTCCGGTGGTGAGCGCGGCCGCCTGCACCTGGCCTACACCCTGAAGCAGGGCGCCAACGTCCTGCTGCTGGACGAACCGTCCAACGACCTGGACATCGAAACCCTGCGCGCCCTGGAAGAAGCCCTGCTGAGCTTCCCCGGCTGCGCCATGGTGATCTCGCACGACCGCTGGTTCCTGGACCGTGTGGCCACCCACATTCTGGCCTACGAAGGCGACAGCAATGTGGTGTTCTTTGAGGGCAACTACACCGAGTACCACGAGGACTTCGTGGCCCGCAATGGTGAGAATGCCACACCGCATCGGATGCAGTACAAGAAACTGAAGACCTGA